A genomic window from Bacteroidota bacterium includes:
- a CDS encoding HAMP domain-containing histidine kinase, which yields MRNNSIRTVILTGSLFIVGILFFQYYWVRKAYDMNKMMLENDIGTALYNVAEKISIYNKSPLPSSNPVSQQKHSYYVVDINSEFDKQTLDYYLKTEFEYKNLPLDYFYAIYDCNSGTMVLCESSTHAIAQQKEEYCQEFLAVEGMTYYFGITFPSQTKFILEKMLIWIISSIVLFITLVFFAFSLLIILRQKRLSEIQKDFINNMTHEFKTPISTIGISSEVLLEKDNIRNSERLQYYAFIIKEESQRLARQVEKVLQYAMIEKKEFRLKTEEISLHQLIGEVVKTFEPHVKEKSGEITTKLEASNDFIRADKFHIKNVLFNLLDNAVKYSPEKIKISVSTEFVNGLLKIIIKDNGEGIPHEYQKLIFQKFYRVPMGNIHDVKGFGLGLDYVKNIIKIHRWKIDLLSEVNKGSAFTITVGGKSVITNRKQDND from the coding sequence ATGAGAAATAATAGCATAAGGACAGTCATATTAACGGGATCGTTATTTATTGTAGGAATTCTGTTTTTCCAGTATTATTGGGTGCGGAAAGCTTATGACATGAATAAAATGATGCTGGAAAATGATATCGGTACGGCATTATACAATGTCGCTGAAAAAATATCGATTTACAATAAATCTCCTTTGCCAAGTTCAAATCCTGTTAGCCAACAAAAACATTCCTATTATGTTGTAGATATCAATAGCGAGTTTGACAAACAAACACTTGATTACTATTTAAAAACTGAATTTGAGTATAAGAATTTACCGCTGGACTATTTTTATGCTATTTATGATTGCAATTCTGGCACTATGGTTTTATGTGAATCAAGCACTCATGCAATTGCGCAACAAAAGGAAGAATATTGTCAGGAGTTTTTGGCCGTTGAAGGAATGACCTACTATTTCGGGATTACTTTTCCATCTCAAACTAAGTTTATTCTTGAGAAAATGTTGATATGGATTATTTCTTCTATAGTCTTGTTTATAACCCTGGTATTTTTTGCTTTTTCACTGCTGATTATCCTCAGGCAAAAGCGACTTTCAGAAATACAAAAGGATTTTATTAATAATATGACTCATGAATTTAAAACACCTATTTCTACCATAGGCATTTCTTCAGAAGTCCTGCTAGAAAAGGATAATATTAGAAATTCTGAGCGGCTTCAATATTATGCATTCATCATTAAAGAAGAAAGCCAGCGCTTAGCTCGTCAGGTTGAAAAAGTTCTTCAATATGCCATGATAGAGAAAAAAGAATTCCGCTTGAAAACGGAAGAAATTAGCCTGCATCAACTAATAGGCGAAGTAGTGAAAACATTTGAGCCGCATGTGAAAGAAAAAAGTGGTGAAATAACAACAAAACTTGAAGCATCAAATGATTTTATTAGGGCAGATAAGTTCCACATTAAAAATGTCCTTTTTAATCTCCTTGATAATGCTGTAAAGTACAGTCCTGAAAAAATTAAGATTTCAGTTTCAACAGAATTTGTTAATGGCTTGCTGAAAATTATTATTAAGGATAATGGAGAAGGAATTCCACACGAATATCAAAAACTCATTTTTCAAAAATTTTACAGAGTGCCTATGGGCAATATTCATGATGTTAAAGGTTTTGGATTGGGGCTTGATTATGTCAAGAATATTATTAAAATTCATCGTTGGAAAATTGATTTACTTAGTGAAGTCAATAAAGGAAGTGCATTTACAATTACTGTAGGGGGAAAGTCAGTAATAACCAATAGAAAGCAGGATAATGACTAA